A portion of the Chromobacterium sp. IIBBL 290-4 genome contains these proteins:
- a CDS encoding ornithine cyclodeaminase family protein, with translation MQIIDRQQVERVLSPAACLQLSRDAFALVSQGKVRQTLRSVIASDHGCLMGTMPAYIAEGPYAGFGVKTVKVDFSHSDKRTSHEGSILLFDAADEGEMALVDAASVTELRTAAASALATDLLAPAQASRLAMLGTGVQAQHHLKMMLAVRPIRQVSVWGRSEAGASAFAAWCRQQFGLAVTVAATPAQAVRDAEIICSVTASKQAFLYGEDLPHACHINAIGASALGFQELSPEIYAAVRLYVDSREAAWNASSCMQQARQQGFLPDGDAGTEIGELIANSESSTGGGAPKTLFKSVGLAAQDLVFARAVVALSKPPVAAQAG, from the coding sequence ATGCAGATCATTGATCGTCAGCAAGTTGAGCGAGTTTTATCGCCAGCCGCCTGTTTACAGTTGAGCCGCGACGCTTTCGCCCTGGTTAGCCAGGGCAAAGTCAGGCAGACCCTGCGCAGCGTGATTGCTTCCGATCACGGCTGCTTGATGGGCACCATGCCGGCTTATATCGCGGAAGGGCCCTACGCGGGATTTGGCGTTAAAACGGTCAAGGTCGATTTTAGCCATAGCGACAAGCGCACATCCCATGAGGGGAGCATTCTCCTGTTTGATGCCGCCGACGAGGGCGAAATGGCTTTGGTGGACGCGGCCTCTGTGACCGAGCTGCGCACCGCCGCGGCCTCTGCGCTGGCTACGGATTTGCTGGCGCCGGCGCAAGCCAGCCGTCTGGCGATGCTTGGCACCGGCGTGCAGGCTCAGCATCATCTAAAAATGATGCTGGCGGTTCGTCCGATCCGGCAGGTATCGGTATGGGGGCGCAGTGAGGCCGGCGCATCCGCCTTTGCAGCCTGGTGCCGGCAACAGTTCGGCTTGGCCGTGACCGTCGCGGCCACGCCTGCCCAGGCGGTGCGGGATGCTGAAATCATTTGCAGCGTGACGGCGTCGAAACAGGCATTCCTGTATGGGGAGGACCTGCCTCACGCTTGCCATATCAATGCGATTGGCGCCTCCGCGCTCGGCTTTCAGGAATTATCGCCCGAAATCTACGCCGCGGTCCGTTTGTACGTGGACTCCAGAGAGGCGGCATGGAACGCCTCCAGCTGTATGCAGCAAGCCAGGCAGCAAGGCTTTTTGCCGGATGGCGATGCTGGCACGGAAATTGGCGAATTGATCGCGAACAGCGAGTCTTCAACTGGAGGCGGCGCTCCAAAAACTTTATTCAAGTCAGTTGGGCTGGCAGCCCAAGATCTGGTTTTCGCCCGGGCTGTGGTGGCTTTGTCCAAGCCGCCTGTGGCTGCGCAGGCCGGATGA
- a CDS encoding carboxymuconolactone decarboxylase family protein, with protein MTTLKMHDLDSAPSGSRALLQSSIDNFGWIPWQSAYMAESPALLSSYQFAHDAFSNCSLSEEERAIVWITTGTINQCAYTVQAHTWIAQHKGVPAATLQALAQEPEALPEKLAALHRFTREVVLAQGQISKEEIAAVRAAGYSSQNVLDVILGVSQKTMSTLLNSIAGTQVEPQFQTTPA; from the coding sequence ATGACTACGCTGAAAATGCATGATCTTGATAGCGCTCCATCCGGTAGCCGGGCTTTGTTGCAAAGCTCGATTGATAATTTCGGCTGGATTCCTTGGCAAAGTGCTTATATGGCGGAGTCGCCTGCTTTATTGTCATCTTATCAGTTTGCCCATGATGCGTTTTCAAATTGCTCGCTGAGCGAGGAGGAGCGAGCGATTGTCTGGATCACAACCGGCACGATAAACCAGTGCGCTTATACTGTGCAGGCGCATACTTGGATCGCGCAGCATAAGGGCGTTCCTGCCGCGACGCTGCAGGCGCTTGCGCAAGAGCCCGAGGCGCTGCCAGAGAAGCTGGCAGCATTGCATCGCTTCACCCGCGAGGTGGTGCTGGCCCAGGGACAGATCTCAAAAGAGGAGATTGCTGCCGTGCGGGCCGCGGGCTATAGCTCGCAGAATGTGCTGGATGTGATTTTGGGCGTCTCCCAAAAAACGATGTCCACGCTGCTGAACAGTATCGCGGGCACTCAGGTTGAGCCGCAATTCCAGACCACGCCGGCGTGA
- a CDS encoding branched-chain amino acid transaminase produces the protein MAGAETEKSSQAKPAHHRWSYLNGEFVEAQSASLPITTQAFNYGTAVFEGIRGYQSSADGKVNIFRLDDHLARLSQSASLLLIHDLPKLEAFRELVLTLLKRNEASGDCYIRPIAYKRNLLPGSGFGVKLSGVSNGLTVNSLSMGAYVKQDGISCTISSWRRVADNSIPARAKITGSYVNSALAMEAAQIGGHDDAIMLNNLGYVAEATTSNVFIVKNQTLITPPITAHILEGITRDTVIAIASHVLGLKVVERDILPSELLTADECFLTGTGVEISPVFRIDHHPLRSMEPQSISLTIRDLYKKIVRGELDAFSHWLTCVC, from the coding sequence ATGGCTGGCGCGGAAACTGAAAAATCAAGCCAGGCAAAGCCAGCGCATCACCGCTGGAGCTACCTCAATGGCGAATTTGTCGAAGCGCAGTCCGCTTCCCTGCCGATTACCACGCAGGCATTCAATTATGGCACTGCGGTATTTGAGGGTATTCGCGGCTATCAATCCAGCGCCGATGGCAAAGTGAATATTTTCCGGCTGGATGATCATCTGGCCCGCCTTTCCCAGTCGGCATCGCTATTGTTGATCCATGACTTGCCCAAGCTCGAGGCATTCAGGGAGTTGGTGCTGACGCTCTTGAAGCGCAATGAGGCAAGCGGCGATTGTTATATCCGACCGATTGCGTACAAACGTAATTTGCTGCCCGGCAGCGGATTTGGCGTGAAGTTGTCTGGCGTCAGCAATGGTTTGACGGTGAATAGCCTGAGCATGGGGGCATATGTTAAGCAGGATGGAATATCTTGCACTATCTCTAGCTGGCGTCGCGTTGCGGATAATTCGATACCCGCGCGGGCAAAAATCACCGGCAGTTATGTTAATTCCGCGCTGGCGATGGAGGCTGCGCAAATCGGTGGTCATGATGATGCGATCATGCTGAATAACCTTGGCTATGTTGCAGAGGCAACGACATCGAATGTTTTTATCGTAAAAAATCAGACGCTGATTACCCCGCCGATTACCGCGCATATCCTTGAGGGCATCACACGGGATACCGTTATTGCCATTGCAAGCCATGTGCTGGGCTTGAAAGTTGTCGAGCGTGACATCTTGCCGTCTGAATTGTTGACCGCGGATGAGTGTTTCTTAACAGGTACGGGCGTTGAAATATCGCCGGTTTTCCGGATTGATCATCACCCGTTACGCAGCATGGAGCCACAAAGCATATCGCTGACCATCAGAGATTTATATAAAAAAATCGTCCGTGGAGAGCTGGATGCGTTTAGCCATTGGTTGACATGCGTTTGCTAG